The Listeria cossartiae subsp. cossartiae genome includes the window AAGCCTTGTAAAATGCTGCTTAACATGATGATGAGTGAGCTAAGGAAAACGGCGGGCATGAATAATTGTAAGACGAATGTGCCGTCTGGAGTTTGGAATAACATTTGGTTCAGCGGGCGCATGATGACGATGAGTCCAACTGTTTCTGCACCGGCTAAAATTAGCGTGATTTTGATTGCCAATAATACCGAGCGTTTGAGTTCTTTTTGCTGACCTTGAACTCTTGCTGCCGTGATCATTGGGACGAGCGCGAGTGCAAGTCCGGTCGAAATGACTAGCCCCAATTGTAAGATTGGCTGACCGCGGTCGTAAATCCCTTTGAGTGATTTGGCAATGAAATCAGGGATTCCGGAGTCGCTCATTAACCGATACACTTGGAAGGAATCGACTAGCTGGAATAAAATCAGCATCGAGCTAACTACGCAAATCGCCACACTTTGCCGTAAAAAGGCGCGACCGATACCGACTTTTTCTTCTTTATTAGCGAATACAGCTGGTTGAATTCCTTCTCCGAGCGCAACTTTTTTATTGTAAAAGTGACGTAAAATGAAGATTCCGGAAATCCCGCCGAAAAACGCCCCACTCATCGCCATCGAGCCAGCATCATATAAATCGAGACCGAAATGAAGCGCCAGTCCAGCTCCTATCAAAATTATCGCCACTCGAATGATTTGTTCGACTGTTTGCGAAATCGCGGTCGGTATCATGTCTCCTTCTCCTTGGAAAAAGCCACGCATAAACGCGAGTTGCGGCATGAGTAGAAAAACGAAACTAATGACGCGGATTAATTCTGATAAAGCTGGGTCGCCCATCATCATGGCAATCACATTAGCAAACAGGAATAAAAAGGCGAAAATCGCAATACTTACAATTCGGAGCATCCTTGAGACTGCGCGCATAATGATTTGTTGCCGTCTAAAATCGCCTTCTGCCTCTGCTAACATTTTCGAAATAACAACCGGGAAGCCGCCGAGTGCAAGCGTCATTGCGATTCCGTAAATTGGGTATACTTGTTGAAAAATATAGAATCCGACGTCGCCCACCATATTTTGAAAAGGTACACGGTAAACTGCGCTAAGTATTTTAGAGATAAGCGAGGCAGCGGTTAGCCAAGCTGCACCTTTCATTAGTCGCTTCATGGAACGTTCAGACATCCCGCCACCTCCTTTCTTCTTAATTACTTATCAATTTTCGGTTGATACTTTTTCTTTCATAGCACCACGAAGTTTTTCAGCTAAGCTTTTCACTTGGTATAACCATTCTTTTAAAGGTTTATTTTGGACATTAATCGTGATTTTTAGTTGCGTGCCTTCCATGCCAACGCCGACCATGCGGCCAAATTCGCCAATAATTTGCATGACGATATCACCGCGAATGCCAGCTGTTCCACTTTCCGAGAATAACATTGTAATTTTATTTTGTTCTTGTTTCACGGATTCAATGCCAACTTCTAGTGCGTGTACTTTAAGTTCAGTCATCGTGAACAGATATTCCACTTCTTCTGGATATTCTCCAAAACGGTCAATCATATCACTTTGTAAATCCTCAAGTTCGCTCAACACTTCTATATTGCGGAAGCGTTTGTACATCTCGATTTTTTGACGGCCGTCTGTAATATAATATTCTGGAATATACGCATCGGCTTGGATATCGATTTCGACTGGGACGATTTGTTTTTGTTCTTCTTTTGGTTTTTTCGCTTCGATTGCTTCTTTGAGCATTTGCGAGTAAAGATCGAACCCGACTGAATCGATAAAGCCATGTTGTTGCGCGCCGAGAATATTTCCGGCACCGCGAATGGATAAATCACGCATGGCGATTTTGAAACCAGAGCCTAATTCGGTAAATTCTTTAATGGCCGATAAGCGTTTCTCCGCTTCCTCACGCAAAATTTTATCTTTTTGATACATGAAGTAAGCATAGGCGATTCTGTTCCAACGCCCTACCCGTCCGCGTAACTGATAGAGTTGAGAAAGCCCCATTCGGTCAGCGTCTTGAACGAACAGCGTGTTAACGTTTGGAATGTCTACGCCAGTTTCAATAATCGTTGTTGTTACGAGTACGTCGAATTCCCCTTCAAGGAAACTCAAAATAACAGATTCTAATTCTGATTCGCCCATTTGGCCGTGCGCAGTTGCCACTCGAGCATCTGGAACCATCGCAGAAATTTCATCTGCTTTTTGGGTAATGGATTCAACCCGGTTGTAGAGATAGTACACTTGTCCGTCACGTGCTAATTCCCGTTCGATTGCCTCGCGGACTAAAACGTTATTTTGTTCCGCGACATAGGTTTGCACCGGGAAACGGTTTGCTGGCGGAGTTTCGATAACAGATAGGTCACGAACGCCGAGCATCGACATGTGTAGTGTTCTTGGAATTGGTGTCGCAGTAAGTGTTAATACGTCGATTTTGGAACGCATTTGTTTGATTTTTTCTTTGTGCGTTACGCCAAATCGTTGTTCTTCATCGACAATGAGCAAGCCCAAATCTTGATATTCGACATCTTTGGATAAAAGGCGGTGTGTGCCAACAACGACATCTACTGTACCATTTTTCATACCTTTTAATGTCTCGGTTTGTTGCTTTTTCGTGCGGAAACGGCTTAAAAGTCCAATTTCGATTGGGAAGCCTTGGAATCGCTCTTTCATTGTTTCATAGTGTTGTTGCGCTAAAATGGTTGTCGGCACTAAAAAGGCAACTTGTTTGCCATCCATAATAGCTTTGAATGCAGCTCTGAGGGCCACTTCGGTTTTTCCGTAACCAACATCTCCGACCAAAAGGCGATCCATTGGGCGTGGTCGTTCCATATCTTTTTTGATTTCTGAAATCGAGCGCAATTGGTCTTCAGTTTCTTGATACGGGAAAGTATCTTCAAATTCGCGCTGCATTTCGTCATCCGCGCTAAACGCATAACCTTTTTCAGCTTCACGTTCGGCGTATAGTTTGATTAAGTCGTCCGCAATATCTTGGACGGAAGCTTGCACTTTCTTCTTAACTCGTTTCCATTCAGCGCCACCAAGTTTATTTAGCCTAGGCGACTTACCTTCTGCCCCAACGTATTTTTGAACTAAATCAAGTTGATCAACCGGGATGAAAAGTTTATCTTCACCTTGATAAACAAGTAACAGGTAATCTTTATGCACGCCGTTGATATCTAACGTTTCCATACCAACGTAGCGCGCAATACCGTGATTGACGTGAACTACGTAATCGCCGACTTTTAGCTCGGAATAGCTTTGGATTCGCTCAGCATTGGAAAGTTTTTGGCGTTTTTTTACCTTTTTGATTTTTTTATTGAAGAGCTCGGTTTCGCTAATAATCGCTACTTTGGCAAGCGGTAGTTCAAAACCATTTTGGAATGTTCCGATGACAAATTGAACCATTCCGTATTTCGGCACGTCCGATTCTTCTTTTAAAATGGTGCTTTCCATGTCGTAATCAGCCAAGGTTTGCTGCATTTTTTCCGCGCGTTCTAAATTCGGCGCTAAGATTACTACTGCATAATTGTTTTTATGCCAGCTTTCTAGCTCCGTTTTTAAAACATTCATTTGACCGTGGAATTGCTGCATTTGTTTATAAACGATATTGGTCGTTTTCGATGCGCGCATGCTCGCCATTTGTTTTTGGAAAAGGGATAAATAAATTTTTGGTGATTGGTTTGCTTCTAATAGTTTTTTGAAAGAATGGCTTACTTGCACATCGCGAACTGTTTCCATTCGACTTAACGTTTCTGTCTGCCACTCCGCTTCTTCCCGTTCCAAACTTTCTTCGGTTTCCAAAATCCGCGCAAATTCATCGAGCAAAATGGCCGTATTTTTTGGTAAGTAATCGAAAAGCGAGGCTGGGTCTGGGTAAGCCAACCCAATATATTTAAAGAACATGTCTGGTTTTACGCCTGAACGCAACATTTCCAATTCTTCTTCTAAATTTTCAACGAGCGCTTGTTTATCCGCGTCTTCTTTTAACTCATTTAAAGTGAGCGTCATTTTCTTTTCCAAACGTTGGACGATGTCAGGATAATAACTTTGATCTAAAATGATTTCTGTTGCCGGAAGCAAGCGGAATTCTTCCACGCGTGTTGTCGAGCGTTGTGTTTCCACATCAAAGAAACGAAGCGAATCTACTTCGGTATCAAAAAGTTCTATTCTGATTGGAAATTCTTCTGTGATTGGGTAAATATCAATAATCCCGCCGCGAACGCTGAATTCTCCCGGGGTATTTACCATCCCGCTCATCGTGTAACCCATCGTTACTAATTTTTGACGTAAAACATCTGGATCGATTTCTTCGCCTTCAACGATAGATATATTGAAATGTTTCCAAAGCGCAACTGGCGGAAGCATTTTTCTAAGTCCAGCCACTGGGACGATGACGATTCCCGGTTTTCCGGACAGCAGAAAGTCGAGTGCTTCAACACGTTGACCACGAAGCTCCGGGCTAGAAATACTAAGCTCTGATGAAATTAATTCATCTGCTGGGTATAAAAATAGGCGATCAACGTCCATTAATGAAAGTAGATCATCATATAATTTTTGTGCATGATATAAATTGTGCGTGACAAATACAACTGGCCGCTTCGATGCTCCTTCTACCACGCTTGCAAATAACGCGCGCGAAGAACCCGTGAGTCCCGTGACAAGTTGTGCTTTTTCTTTTTCATCAAGCGCTTTTAAGACCGCTCGAATATCTTTTTGTTCATATATTAATTGTTGTAATCCTTTCAAGGGAAAACAGCTCCTTTTTTTGTCAGAAAATTCATTCTACAGGGTGCGAGAGTCAATCACACGTCCGAAGAAAGACCGAAATACGTGGCAAAAAAATTACCACGTCTCGTCATTGTTTATTTTTGGTTGTATTTATTCATTACTTCAATAAATGGCGTTTGCGCAAAGTCTTCGATGGCATCTGCACTTTTTTGAATTGCTGCGATAATATCAGGTTGTTCTGCTTTAGGGAAATCTCCTAACACGTAGTTAATGACTTCTCCTTTTATAGGGCGACTTACACCCACACGAATACGGTTAAACTCTTGCGTCTTGACGTGTTGGATAATGGATTTCATGCCATTATGGCCGCCAGCGCTACCTTTTTGACGCAATCTGATTTTCCCAACTGGTAAATCAAGATCATCGTACACAATCACGACGTCTTCAATCGGGATGTTGTAGTAATCCATTAGCGGACGAATACATTCACCAGAAGCATTCATGAAAGTGAGCGGTTTTACTAAAATTATTTTTTCGCCGCCAACGTTAATTTCACTTGTCATACCATTAAATTTGGATTTTTTCCAAGGTGTTTGATGGCGGAAACTTAGCTCATCAACTACCATAAAACCGACATTATGCCGGGTACGTTCGTATTTTTTGCCCGGATTTCCGAGTCCTGCAATTAATTTCATAAAAGCTTCTCCTTACATGAACGAAACCACTTCACGAATGAACTGGTTTTTGTTTCGATGTTTTTTTGATTATAACATGGATTGCACTTGGTTGAAAGTTTTCCAACTAGGCTTGATGTTCGGCAATTTTATTTTCGATAATTTGCCATGCTGTTTTATTTTCAGCTTGAAAGTCTGCTGTTTTCCAATTTTCAGGAGTTTTTCCGATATATTTTTCAAAACCGAATTTTTGATATAAATAAATTGCTTGGTAACTTCCGGTTTGTGTGGTCAAATAGACAAAATCATTTTTATTTATACCGAGGATTTTGGATAGCAAGGCTTTTGCGATACCTTTGCCACCGTGCGAATCGAGGACAGCCACCCAATGAATCCGGCTCGCCATTTCGCCAAATGTATTCCCGTCCCAGAGCATTGCCGTTCCAATAAGCGCACCATCTGGAGCTTGCACAAAAACACAACGCTTGGCCAATTTTTCTTTTTCATTTCCAAATTCTGATTCAAAACGAGCGCGAATACTATCCATTGATGGCACCTGACCAGTTTCTAATTGCAATCTACACCAGTCTTCTTCCAAACCATCTTTATAAAAGCAAAAAGAATATCCCGCCGGCAAATGAAACTCCGGATAATTTGCGGCATCGTGATTGACCATCGCAACAGAAATATGTGGTACTGATTTATCAAGCATATAAACGCCTCCTTCTCGAAACTATTATAACAAAAAAAATGGAAGATATCGCAAACAAATGCGAATCTTCCATCCTTATTTATTCAAAATTATTCAACTGGCTCTTCATCTTTACCATGTACAGCTTCTGGTTCTGGCGCTTCCGTAGTCGTCGGTTCTTCTTCAGCGCGCGGAGCAGACACAGTTACTACTGTTTCTTCTTCCTCAGCTTGCACGACGTAATCTTTGTTTTCCGGAAGATCGTTCGTTGTTAAAACATCACCGATTTCTAATGAAGAAATGTCTAATTCAATTGTTTCTGGTAATTTTTCTGGTGTTGCCGAAACTTTTACGTCATGGATAATTTGTTGTAATACGCCGCCAGCTTTAACTCCTGGTGCATCACCAACTAATACCACGCGAACATCGGTCTCCACTTCTTCATTCATATCAACCGCTAATAAATCAACATGCACTAAAACATCTTTTAACGGATCCACTTGATATTCATGTAATAAAACATTTAACTTCTTGCCGTCTACAGTAACTGAAAATACGGCGTTTCGACCATTGTCACGAACTGCTTTGATTAATTCCAAAGAATCAACGGAAACTGGAACATTCTCTGATTTGTAACCATAAATAATTCCAGGTACTTTTCCTTCACTACGCAATCTCGTTACTTCTGAATGTTGCGTTGTTTCTCTTTTCTGGACCTCTAATGTTGTTGCCATAAAAAATCACTCCACTCATTCAATTTTGGTACATCTACATTATATCTACCCGTTAGAGAAATAGCAAAACAAAGGAATAGCCTTATTTTGTTTTGTAAGGTTTATAATTCTCAATAAAAGGTAAACAGAAAATAGCGGTTGAACGCGAATGCAGACGCTTCCAAACTGTACTATAGCGTTTTCATAAAAACATTATAACAACTTTTTTAAATTTAGGACGTTCAACGCTTCACAAATGAAAAATACATGGTATACTGTACTAGTAAATAGATTTTTTATAGGAGGAATTCGAAATGAAAGATCATCAAAAAATTATTTTAGTTGGCGACGGAGCAGTTGGTTCCAGTTACGCATTTGCTTGTGTAAACTTAAGCATCGGACAAGAATTTGGTATCATTGACATAGATAAAGACAGAACTATTGGGGATGCAATGGATTTAAGCCACGCCGTTCCATTTTCCACACCAAAGAAAATCTACTCAGCGAATTATAGCGATTGCCATGATGCAGATTTAGTTGTCGTAACAGCTGGAACTGCACAAAAACCCGGTGAAACTCGTTTAGACTTAGTAAATCGTAACATCAAAATCATGAAAGGTATCGTGGATGAAGTTATGGCAAGTGGGTTTGACGGTATTTTCCTAATCGCATCTAACCCGGTAGATATTTTAACTTACGCTACATGGAAATTTTCAGGCCTTCCTAAAGAACGCGTTATCGGTTCTGGAACAAGCCTTGATACAGCACGTTTCCGTATGTCGATTGCCGATTATTTAAAAGTGGATGCTCGTAACGTCCATGGTTACATTCTTGGCGAACACGGCGACACTGAATTCCCAGCATGGAGCCACACAACTGTCGGCGGTCTTCCAATCACTGAATGGATCAGCGAAGACGAACAAGGCGCAATGGACACTATTTTCGTAAGCGTTCGTGATGCTGCCTATGAAATCATTAATAAAAAAGGCGCTACTTTCTACGGCGTTGCAGCTGCTCTTGCTCGTATTACAAAAGCAATTTTAAATAACGAAAATGCGATTCTGCCACTTTCTGTTTATTTAGATGGTCATTATGGTATGAAAGACATTTATATCGGCGCACCAGCAGTAGTTAACCGTCAAGGCGTTCGCCACATTGTTGAAATGAACTTGACCGATAAAGAAAAAGAACAAATGAAAAACTCTGCGGATACTCTTAAAAAAGTGCTAGACGACGCAATGAAACAAGTAGACTAATATTATCAAACCTTAAAAGCATGCGACTTTGCATGCTTTTTTGTTATACTTAATTTATTCGAGAGGAGGTCCGAGTATGATTACTTTTGACGAACTTAATGCCGAACTACAAGCTTTAGAAAATCCCAATACGATTAAAATTTTTCGTAATCACGGTTGCCCGGAAACATTAGAGCTTTATGGTCTGAAAATTGGTGATTTAAAGAAAATTATTAGCCGAGAAAAACTAAAGAAAAACCACGAACTCGCCATAGAGCTGATTGAATCAAATAACAGTGATTTGATTTATCTCGGTTTACTTGCAATCGATTCAAACAAAATAACCATCGGGCAAATCGAAAAATGGAATGTCGCTTTCCGAGAAACTTGGTCACAACTAACTTTCGGACTCGCATCAGTTGTAAGCAAACGTGATGATGCATTCCTTTTCGCTAAAAAGTGGATTGAAAGTGATTATGATTTAACTAAATCCATGGGCTGGCAGATTTATAGCGAGCATATTAACGATTTACCCGAAGCAGAGGCATTACTTCAACGCGCGAAAGACACGCTGCAAACAGAAACCAACAGAACCCGCTATTCAATGAACGGTTTTATTATCACTTGCGGAATTTACAAAGACGATTTGCACAAAAAAGCGATGGAAGCTGCGAAATCAGTCGGGAAAGTTCATGTAAACCTTGGAAATACAGCTTGTAAAGTTCCAGACGCCATTTCTTATATAGAAAAAGCGCGAAATCGTACGAAATAACCGGATATCCTTTGACTAGAAAAAGTACTAAGAGGTATGATAAAAGAAAACTGGAGGGATAAATAATGATAGTTACAACCTCACCAAATATTGAAGGCAAACAAATTATTGAGTATAAAAAAATCGTTTTCGGCGAAGTCATCACTGGCGTTAACTTTATGAAAGATATTGGGGCTGGACTTCGAAATTTCTTCGGGGGCCGTTCGCAAGGCTATGAGGACGAACTAATTAACGCTCGCGAGGAAGCAATTCGCGAAATGGAACAACGCGCGAAAGATATTGGCGCAAATGCCGTTATTGGCGTTGATATTGATTATGAAGTGCTCGGAGCTGATAACGGGATGCTGATGGTTACTGCATCTGGTACAGCTGTTGTTATTGAAGCGCAGGATTATTAAATTAAAAAGAAGTATAATTGCAAAAACGCAGAATTTCAATTATTTCGTTTTTAATTTATTACGGTTTTACCAAAAATGCATCAGGAGATGAACCAGTGTTCGAGAGTATTAATTTTAGAAATTGTGAAGTTTTATTTTTAGAGAAAGATAGTAGTTTTTTTAAAGAGGATTTACTTCAAGCAAGATTTCCAAACGGCCGTTTAATTGATGTGGGTTGGTACGGTAAAGATTGCAGTTTTTGTATCCAGGTAATTGAAGATACGAATTCGGAAAAACCTTGTTATAAAACCAACAGATTTAAAGTAGAGTGGATGGAAAAAGATATTCAAAATTTCATAGACTATGAAACAATTGAATATACAGATGAAATTTCAAGCCTATTTTTCACACTGGAAAATTTTATAAAAACAAGGGAAGACAAACAGCAGCCATATTATAATGACGCCACCCAAATATTAGAAAAATTGCATAGTTTAGGACTTGAACAAAATGAAGTGGCTAATTATATTCAAACATTTGCTTTACAATATAGAGAAAGCGATGAAAATAATTGGGACTTTGCGTGTGATTTACTTGATTTAGTGACGGGGTTTTGTGCTCCAAAAAAACATATTTGGCATCAATAAATTATTGATGCCAAATATGTTTTTTATTTAACCTCTTTATAACCTTGAGATTTCAGCAATTTTACAGACGCTTTCATACTAACCCCCTTAGAAGTATCACCACTTGTAGTCATACCCGGGATTCCCTTTATATCTTCTGAAGAAATTTTAGTGTAATCTATCTCTAGTGTTTCAATAGCTTTATCATCTTTATATTCCATTTTCGCCGTTACTCCGTCAATGTTTTGAAACTTATCAATTCTTTCTTTAAACATTTTTTCAGCTTCTTCTTTTGAACTAACGCCTAGCGCAGTGTAAGGCATTACATTTTCAGCTGTTTGCTTTGTGACTTTGTTTCCTTTACAAGTGTATACCAATTTAGATTCTACACCATTTTGTGAACGTTCGTACGTTTTCGTGTCCGCCATCACTCCACAAGCTACTAACATTACTGCCATAACCATTACAAATAAAGCCATTGTTCCCTTTTTAAGTGTATTCATCGTTGCTTCCTCCTCTTTTTGTTTCACATTCGCCTCAGAATAACCTAACCGCATTTGAGTTACAATGGATTTTTTGTGAACTTTTTATAGCACGCCAATAGTTAAGCTCCGTTGTTATTAACGCACATGGTTATCAAACAAAAAAAGAAGTATCCGACTGAGCGGATACTTCTTTCTTATCACAAACTTATTATTTAACTTCTTTATAACCTTGGGATTCTAGCATTTTCGAAGATTCTTTCATGCTAATTCCGCTTTCGATATCGCCACTTGCAGCAAATCCTGGAAGTTTAACCAATTCTTTTGCATCTGCTTTTTCGTAGTCAATTTCTAGTGTTTCGATTACTTTATCATCTTTATACTCAAGGCCTTGTTTTACGCCTTCAACACCTTGGAACTTGTCGCTTGTTTCTTTTAACGCTTTTTCAGCTTCATCTTTGTTTTTAAATCCTAGAGCAGCATAAGTCATTTCATTTTCTGTTGTTTGTTTAGTAACTTTATCTTTTACATAAGTATAAGTCATTTTTGTAGTAGCACCATTTTGAGAAAGTTCGTATGTTTTTGTTTCTTCTTTCCCTCCACAAGCTACTAACATTACTGCCATAACCATTACAAATAAAACCATTGTACCCTTTTTAAGCATTTTCATCGTTGTTTCCTCCTCTTTTTTTGTTTTACAACTGTCTTAGAATAACCTAACAGAATTTTAGATACAATGGATTTTTTGTGAACTTTTACTTTTATAAAAAGGCATTATTTTTATTGTAGCAACATAATTTAGACACATTTTTATCAGCAATAAAAAACAGGACCCCTAAGAGGAATCCTGTTTTCAGTTTAAAATTTTATTCGAATAAAGAACTTACAGAAGCATTTTCGTGAACGCGTACAATTGCTTCACCAAGAAGAGCCGCAACAGATAGTTGTTCCATTTTGTCGATCCATTTTTCTTCTGGAAGAGCGATGGAGTTTGTCACAACTAATTTTTCGATTGGCGATTCTTCAATGCGTTTCATAGCCGGACCTGAAAGAACTGGGTGCGAACAGCAAGCGTAAACTTTTGTTGCACCAGCTTCACGTAATGCTTTTGCAGCAAGTGTGATTGTTCCAGCTGTATCAATGATATCATCAATAATAATACAAACTTTTCCTTCTACATTACCAACGATGTTCATTACTTCAGCTACGTTTGGACGCGGGCGACGCTTATCAATGATAGCAATCGGCGCTTTCAAACGGTCAGCCATTTTGCGGGCACGAGTAACTCCACCATGGTCAGGGGAAACTACTACTAAATCGTCGCCTAAATGACGTTCGCTGAAATAGTCACTTAGAAGGCGTACTGCGTTCAAGTGATCAATCGGAATATCAAAGAAACCTTGGATTTGCGGTGCGTGCATATCAAGTGTAATCATTCTTGTTGCACCAGCTGTTTCGATTAAGTTCGCTACTAATTTCGCTGTGATCGGTTCACGGCTTCTTGCTTTACGGTCTTGACGTGCATAACCATAGTAAGGCATAACAATATTAATTGTTGCTGCGGAAGCGCGTTTCAACGCATCAATCATGATCAAAAGTTCCATTAAATTCTGGTTTACAGGATTACTCGTTGATTGAATAACATATACATGACAACCACGGATACTTTCTTCAATGTTAATTTGGATTTCTCCATCACTAAAATGAGTAACGCTTGATTTCCCTAACTCAATACCTACTTCTTTCGCAATCTCTTCAGCTAGTTCACGATTAGAATTTAGCGAGAAAATCTTCAACTTTGGATCAAAATACTCGTTTGACATAATCAGCCTCCACTATTTTTTATTAAAATTTTAAAATTCCCAAACGGAAATTATTTACCGTGATTCAAATGTTTCGCATAACCAAGCTTGTTGTCTTGCTTCGCGCGAGCAATTCCTAACGCGTCATCAGGAACATCTTTTGTAATGGTGGAGCCAGCAGCTATGAAAGCTCGGTCGCCCACTTTAACTGGTGCAATCAAGTTTGAGTTACAACCAACAAAGACATCGTCACCAATGATGGTTTTTGCTTTGTTTTTGCCGTCGTAATTAACCGCAATACTTCCGCAACCAACATTGACGTTTTTACCAATTTCCGCATCGCCCATATAAATGAAATGCGGTAATTTAGTTCCTTCACCAACAACTGCTTTTTTCGTTTCGACGTAATTTCCGATTTTCACATGGTCGTGAATGTCAGATTCCGGTCTTAGGTGAGCATATGGGCCAATTTGAACGTCATCGCCAACTTTACTTTCAAAAATGGAAGAAGTTCTGACGTTTACTCGTTCACCGATAACACTGTTTACGATTTCCGAGCCGCTTGTAACCACACAATCATCACCAATTACAGTTTTCCCACGAAGCATAACTCCAGGTTCAATTACTGTATCTTGACCAATTTTTACATCTATATCAATATACGTACTTTCCGGATTAACAAGCGTTACTCCATTACGCATATGATTTTCGTTAATTCGACGTTGCATTAATTTGGACGCTTCAGCTAGGGCGATTCGGTCGTTCACTCCAAGTGACTCTTCGAAAGACTCCATTCTGTAAGCCGCAACGACTTCATCCGAATCTTTTAAAATTTTAATAACATCTGGTAAGTAATATTCTCCTTGTACGTTATCGTTAGAAACATTCTCTAACGCTTCAAAAAGTGCTTTATTGTCAAAGCAATATGTTCCAGTGTTAATTTCTGAAATACGTTGTTCTTTTTCTGTCGCATCTTTATGTTCTACGATTTTTTCTACAATGCCTAGGTCATCACGAATAATACGACCGTAACCTGTAGGATCTTCAATAACCGTTGTAAGAATAGTTGCTTTTGCGCGTTTTTCGTGGTGATATTTCAGTAA containing:
- a CDS encoding L-lactate dehydrogenase gives rise to the protein MKDHQKIILVGDGAVGSSYAFACVNLSIGQEFGIIDIDKDRTIGDAMDLSHAVPFSTPKKIYSANYSDCHDADLVVVTAGTAQKPGETRLDLVNRNIKIMKGIVDEVMASGFDGIFLIASNPVDILTYATWKFSGLPKERVIGSGTSLDTARFRMSIADYLKVDARNVHGYILGEHGDTEFPAWSHTTVGGLPITEWISEDEQGAMDTIFVSVRDAAYEIINKKGATFYGVAAALARITKAILNNENAILPLSVYLDGHYGMKDIYIGAPAVVNRQGVRHIVEMNLTDKEKEQMKNSADTLKKVLDDAMKQVD
- a CDS encoding DNA alkylation repair protein; protein product: MITFDELNAELQALENPNTIKIFRNHGCPETLELYGLKIGDLKKIISREKLKKNHELAIELIESNNSDLIYLGLLAIDSNKITIGQIEKWNVAFRETWSQLTFGLASVVSKRDDAFLFAKKWIESDYDLTKSMGWQIYSEHINDLPEAEALLQRAKDTLQTETNRTRYSMNGFIITCGIYKDDLHKKAMEAAKSVGKVHVNLGNTACKVPDAISYIEKARNRTK
- a CDS encoding putative heavy metal-binding protein, which encodes MIVTTSPNIEGKQIIEYKKIVFGEVITGVNFMKDIGAGLRNFFGGRSQGYEDELINAREEAIREMEQRAKDIGANAVIGVDIDYEVLGADNGMLMVTASGTAVVIEAQDY
- a CDS encoding YehR family lipoprotein, producing MNTLKKGTMALFVMVMAVMLVACGVMADTKTYERSQNGVESKLVYTCKGNKVTKQTAENVMPYTALGVSSKEEAEKMFKERIDKFQNIDGVTAKMEYKDDKAIETLEIDYTKISSEDIKGIPGMTTSGDTSKGVSMKASVKLLKSQGYKEVK
- a CDS encoding YehR family lipoprotein → MKMLKKGTMVLFVMVMAVMLVACGGKEETKTYELSQNGATTKMTYTYVKDKVTKQTTENEMTYAALGFKNKDEAEKALKETSDKFQGVEGVKQGLEYKDDKVIETLEIDYEKADAKELVKLPGFAASGDIESGISMKESSKMLESQGYKEVK
- a CDS encoding ribose-phosphate diphosphokinase: MSNEYFDPKLKIFSLNSNRELAEEIAKEVGIELGKSSVTHFSDGEIQINIEESIRGCHVYVIQSTSNPVNQNLMELLIMIDALKRASAATINIVMPYYGYARQDRKARSREPITAKLVANLIETAGATRMITLDMHAPQIQGFFDIPIDHLNAVRLLSDYFSERHLGDDLVVVSPDHGGVTRARKMADRLKAPIAIIDKRRPRPNVAEVMNIVGNVEGKVCIIIDDIIDTAGTITLAAKALREAGATKVYACCSHPVLSGPAMKRIEESPIEKLVVTNSIALPEEKWIDKMEQLSVAALLGEAIVRVHENASVSSLFE
- the glmU gene encoding bifunctional UDP-N-acetylglucosamine diphosphorylase/glucosamine-1-phosphate N-acetyltransferase GlmU produces the protein MSKRYAVVLAAGQGTRMKSKLYKVLHPVCGKPMVEHVVDQISTLDVDKVVTIVGHGAEKVQEHLAGKSEFVKQEEQLGTAHAVLQAKAELAGKDGVTLVVCGDTPLIEASTMEALLKYHHEKRAKATILTTVIEDPTGYGRIIRDDLGIVEKIVEHKDATEKEQRISEINTGTYCFDNKALFEALENVSNDNVQGEYYLPDVIKILKDSDEVVAAYRMESFEESLGVNDRIALAEASKLMQRRINENHMRNGVTLVNPESTYIDIDVKIGQDTVIEPGVMLRGKTVIGDDCVVTSGSEIVNSVIGERVNVRTSSIFESKVGDDVQIGPYAHLRPESDIHDHVKIGNYVETKKAVVGEGTKLPHFIYMGDAEIGKNVNVGCGSIAVNYDGKNKAKTIIGDDVFVGCNSNLIAPVKVGDRAFIAAGSTITKDVPDDALGIARAKQDNKLGYAKHLNHGK